A stretch of the Sphingobacterium thalpophilum genome encodes the following:
- a CDS encoding nuclear transport factor 2 family protein, with amino-acid sequence MTTLVKTFAAAALIAVSTFTMAAEGPGSKSAKANVNLSTADFALDHYVAVTTEGETAGVEQLFAADFSQKANAATNGRSAVVNFFKKQKGEKLDCKVATDILEESADYMVAKVTLKFENFTKTDLVTLVREGDSWKVSRSIHSYK; translated from the coding sequence ATGACAACTCTAGTAAAAACATTCGCAGCAGCAGCCCTGATCGCAGTATCCACATTCACTATGGCCGCTGAAGGACCCGGTTCAAAGTCCGCAAAAGCAAACGTTAACCTTTCTACGGCAGACTTCGCCCTTGACCACTATGTTGCGGTCACCACCGAAGGCGAGACGGCAGGTGTGGAGCAGCTATTTGCTGCAGATTTCAGCCAGAAGGCTAACGCAGCTACCAACGGACGTAGTGCGGTTGTTAACTTCTTCAAAAAGCAAAAAGGAGAGAAGCTGGACTGTAAAGTGGCCACCGATATCCTCGAAGAGTCTGCAGATTATATGGTCGCTAAAGTAACGTTGAAATTTGAAAATTTCACCAAGACCGACCTGGTGACTTTGGTGCGCGAAGGTGACAGCTGGAAGGTTTCGAGATCAATCCACTCGTATAAATAA
- a CDS encoding GLPGLI family protein: protein MYRYSLFFVFLLAMTVTYGQKLKAVYEYLPSPMATFREEVYFQDGVKTAVRDSLPLPKPQAADNSDEDELSGSMSLTLDMGKVYRNIVIQKNNVPQLLETCSLKGSNYLISDEFPPLVWNTNYKDVDTLGKHICHKATAAYRGTTLVAYYTNDIPVPAGPYKFGGLPGLIVMLYNEGANPNYWLLKEIEYPYTGNVPVNEKYMQSLPKLSLESYIKKVDLETEERMRMMMSKMPVMEGVTVERQKVRGSVEQVYEWEKN from the coding sequence ATGTACAGATATTCTCTATTCTTTGTATTCTTATTGGCCATGACGGTTACGTATGGCCAAAAACTAAAAGCGGTGTACGAATACCTGCCATCACCTATGGCTACTTTTCGGGAGGAGGTTTATTTTCAGGACGGCGTGAAGACTGCTGTTCGCGATTCGCTGCCACTGCCCAAACCTCAAGCTGCCGACAACAGCGACGAGGATGAGCTGAGCGGCAGCATGTCCCTTACGCTGGATATGGGCAAAGTCTACCGGAACATCGTTATCCAAAAAAACAATGTACCTCAATTGCTCGAAACCTGCTCGCTCAAAGGCAGCAACTACCTGATCAGCGACGAATTTCCGCCCCTCGTCTGGAATACTAACTATAAGGATGTAGATACCTTGGGCAAGCATATATGCCACAAAGCTACAGCCGCCTACCGTGGGACTACACTGGTCGCCTACTATACCAACGATATTCCCGTACCTGCTGGGCCTTATAAATTTGGTGGTCTGCCCGGCCTTATCGTCATGCTATACAACGAAGGGGCCAACCCCAATTATTGGCTGCTCAAAGAAATTGAGTACCCCTACACTGGCAATGTACCTGTCAACGAAAAATACATGCAGTCGCTGCCCAAGCTCAGCCTGGAGAGCTACATAAAAAAAGTAGATCTTGAAACGGAAGAGCGAATGCGCATGATGATGAGCAAAATGCCGGTGATGGAAGGTGTAACCGTGGAACGCCAAAAAGTTCGTGGCAGTGTCGAACAGGTATATGAGTGGGAAAAAAATTAA
- a CDS encoding 2Fe-2S iron-sulfur cluster-binding protein has product MSQKQASNSADIKDQLRDTVKVTLTLNGSTTHILWNRQIPLLDALLNAGIHVPNSCCRGTCGTCICKLEEGEIRLKRNFVLSETHLQQGLILACVAAPVSQSITINYDEF; this is encoded by the coding sequence ATGAGTCAAAAACAAGCAAGTAACTCCGCTGACATAAAGGATCAGCTACGCGACACTGTGAAAGTGACCCTGACTTTAAACGGGTCGACCACTCATATTTTATGGAACAGGCAGATACCGTTACTCGATGCCCTGTTAAATGCGGGTATACATGTACCGAATTCCTGCTGTAGAGGTACCTGTGGCACGTGTATCTGTAAATTGGAAGAGGGAGAAATACGGTTAAAGCGAAATTTCGTATTGTCCGAAACACATCTCCAACAAGGACTGATACTGGCCTGTGTGGCCGCTCCAGTAAGTCAAAGCATTACGATAAACTACGATGAATTCTAA
- a CDS encoding esterase — protein sequence MKNLFIVLFLLIQLPLLAQQALFNPQEIISPEIHKDNSVTFRVFAPNAQKVELSGDWMPREGWNIIPKTMTKGKDSIWTLTSPPLPSELYSYNVIIDGVKTTDPNNVYLIRDVSSIFNVFIVGGGKADNYSVNNVAHGTVAKRWYDSPGNKMKRRMTVYTPAGYETSGKDYPVLYLLHGMGGDEEAWMDLGRASQIMDNLIAQGKAEPMIVVMTNGNVFQQAAPGQSDKGFYKPTMALPHTMDGQMEKTFGDVLDFINSNYRVKKGKDYTAIAGLSMGGFHTLHISRHYPNTFGYMGLFSAAVMPRSEQLPEFYQNLNESLTRQKENGYHLYWIAMGKTDFLYNEIKQYRATLDQLNMPYEYHESEGGHIWANWRDYLTLFVPKLFKAR from the coding sequence ATGAAAAACCTTTTTATCGTTTTATTTCTTTTGATTCAGTTGCCACTCTTGGCACAGCAGGCGCTTTTTAATCCGCAAGAAATCATTTCACCGGAAATCCACAAAGACAACTCAGTGACATTTAGGGTCTTTGCTCCCAATGCCCAAAAAGTGGAACTCTCCGGCGACTGGATGCCCCGAGAAGGGTGGAATATTATCCCCAAAACGATGACCAAGGGGAAAGATAGCATCTGGACGCTGACCAGCCCTCCGCTGCCTTCGGAGTTGTATAGTTATAATGTAATTATCGATGGCGTTAAAACTACCGATCCCAACAACGTATACCTCATTCGGGATGTAAGCTCCATTTTCAACGTCTTTATTGTGGGCGGTGGGAAGGCGGACAACTATTCGGTAAACAACGTGGCGCATGGTACCGTCGCCAAGCGTTGGTATGACTCTCCCGGCAATAAAATGAAAAGAAGAATGACGGTTTATACACCTGCAGGATATGAAACGAGTGGAAAAGATTACCCTGTTCTCTATCTGTTGCATGGCATGGGAGGAGATGAAGAAGCATGGATGGATCTAGGTAGAGCATCACAAATTATGGACAATCTCATTGCCCAGGGAAAAGCCGAGCCAATGATTGTCGTCATGACCAACGGTAATGTTTTTCAGCAAGCTGCACCCGGACAATCGGATAAAGGATTTTATAAACCGACGATGGCCCTGCCACACACTATGGACGGCCAAATGGAAAAGACTTTTGGAGATGTGTTGGATTTTATTAACAGTAATTACCGCGTGAAAAAAGGGAAAGACTACACCGCCATTGCAGGACTTTCCATGGGCGGTTTTCATACCCTTCATATTTCCAGACACTATCCCAATACGTTTGGCTATATGGGCTTGTTTTCAGCCGCAGTGATGCCAAGGTCAGAACAGTTGCCTGAGTTTTACCAAAATTTAAATGAAAGCCTGACGCGCCAAAAAGAAAACGGTTATCACCTTTACTGGATTGCCATGGGCAAAACCGATTTTCTTTACAACGAAATAAAACAATATAGGGCCACGTTGGATCAGCTCAATATGCCTTACGAATATCATGAAAGTGAAGGCGGACACATTTGGGCCAACTGGCGGGATTATCTTACCCTTTTTGTACCTAAATTGTTTAAAGCGCGGTAG
- a CDS encoding DNA alkylation repair protein, with protein sequence MDLSRRAQIILAKLQDHNTKLGDIRIIAKDLKKDHELAMELWSSNFFFAQQLAILIMDKKYLSEDVIDKLINDMNRHSEKEKLQLVDWLMANQLTKDKKTIAVIELWKDSPNSLKRRIYWYYQARLRWMGKPQAGSEILLSAIEKQIENEEPHVQWAMNFTAGWIGVYEKNYRNRCIALGEKTGLYKGKMVSKGCTPEYLPEFIAIESNKRNL encoded by the coding sequence ATGGATTTATCAAGGAGAGCACAAATCATTTTAGCTAAATTACAGGACCACAATACCAAGCTTGGCGATATACGGATCATTGCAAAAGATTTAAAAAAAGACCATGAATTAGCCATGGAACTTTGGTCGTCCAACTTCTTTTTTGCTCAGCAATTGGCCATCTTAATTATGGACAAAAAATATCTAAGCGAAGATGTTATTGACAAACTGATCAACGACATGAATCGACATAGCGAGAAGGAGAAGCTACAACTAGTGGACTGGTTAATGGCCAACCAGCTCACCAAAGACAAAAAGACAATCGCTGTAATCGAACTGTGGAAAGACAGTCCCAATTCACTTAAAAGGCGAATTTATTGGTATTATCAGGCGCGCTTACGCTGGATGGGCAAACCACAAGCAGGTAGTGAAATATTGTTATCAGCTATTGAGAAACAAATTGAAAACGAAGAGCCTCACGTACAATGGGCAATGAATTTTACAGCAGGCTGGATTGGCGTTTACGAAAAAAACTATCGAAATCGCTGCATCGCTCTCGGAGAAAAAACAGGTTTGTATAAAGGTAAAATGGTGTCAAAAGGCTGCACCCCGGAATATTTACCCGAGTTTATCGCAATAGAAAGTAACAAAAGGAATTTATAA
- a CDS encoding RNA polymerase sigma factor, which translates to MDDFLLLQAGDQSVFGVVFNYYQPIIYFKVRQLCKNDSDAEEVTQEVFIEFYLKRMQLSGPEAIFPFLFAISKRMAISNFRKSLVRSNYLQSLQHTWLENSFSLQDELEGKELQVILESIIEQLPPQQQAIYRRSKFEDQSYQEIADEEGLSKNTVRNHLSLASKFVRFKLDKILSIFFL; encoded by the coding sequence ATGGATGATTTCCTCTTATTACAAGCTGGGGATCAGTCTGTTTTTGGTGTTGTGTTTAATTATTATCAGCCGATTATCTATTTTAAAGTCAGGCAGCTCTGTAAAAACGATAGTGATGCAGAGGAGGTCACACAGGAAGTTTTCATTGAATTTTATTTAAAAAGAATGCAGCTTTCCGGTCCGGAAGCCATTTTCCCCTTTCTATTTGCTATTTCAAAAAGAATGGCCATATCCAATTTCCGCAAATCGCTGGTCCGGTCCAATTATCTGCAGTCGCTTCAGCACACCTGGCTTGAAAATTCCTTTTCGCTGCAGGATGAATTGGAGGGCAAAGAGCTACAGGTCATCCTAGAATCCATTATTGAACAACTGCCGCCACAGCAGCAGGCAATTTACCGACGGAGCAAGTTTGAAGACCAATCTTATCAGGAAATTGCCGATGAGGAAGGACTCTCCAAAAATACGGTGCGCAATCACCTCAGCCTCGCCTCGAAATTTGTCCGGTTCAAGCTGGACAAAATCCTGTCTATCTTTTTTTTGTAA
- the pdxR gene encoding MocR-like pyridoxine biosynthesis transcription factor PdxR has protein sequence MLRDWKFEIQLDERSDKAVYLQIADALIKDIHSGRLKTGEVLPGSRHLAQLLKVNRNTVVEALNVLLIEGWLISKERKGTFVADTLPDFKDVHDNKEIIANAESTENKHYHLQFDDGHPNSKIAPVTELARAYRQIFNQKAKWQMMGYGDEYGDLEFRKAIVQMLNHQRGMQISEQNICLTRGSQMAMYLTAQCLFTEGDYVMIENPGYKPAWKAFEHAGARLLPINVDKDGLLMADVTNYLKSGKKIKAIYVTPHRQYPTTVTLSLKRRLELIRLSNEYGFTVIEDDYDNEFHFGYRPILPLSSFPELKNYVYIGTMSKVVAPALRIGYLASNNSDLIEQVGDLRKIIDVQGDNIMEQAVLQLIKDGTLKRHIRKATNHYKAKKDFATSLLAKHLKDKARFTIPEGGLAFWVVPEKPVNWQQIDTKLKNKGIKIITPDAYSFGETIHGIRLGYGSLSEKDLEEGIIALAELL, from the coding sequence ATGTTAAGAGATTGGAAATTCGAAATACAGTTAGATGAAAGGTCGGACAAAGCCGTTTACCTGCAAATTGCCGACGCCCTTATAAAAGATATCCATTCGGGAAGGTTAAAGACCGGCGAAGTTTTGCCCGGAAGCAGACATCTGGCACAACTATTAAAAGTCAATCGTAATACGGTTGTGGAAGCCCTTAATGTTCTGCTGATTGAAGGCTGGCTGATTTCTAAAGAAAGGAAAGGTACATTTGTTGCCGATACCTTGCCCGATTTTAAAGACGTGCATGATAACAAGGAGATAATTGCGAACGCAGAGAGCACAGAAAACAAGCATTATCATTTACAGTTTGACGATGGTCACCCCAACAGTAAAATCGCTCCTGTTACGGAACTGGCAAGGGCTTATCGGCAGATTTTCAACCAAAAAGCAAAGTGGCAGATGATGGGTTACGGCGATGAATATGGTGATCTTGAGTTTCGCAAGGCAATTGTTCAAATGCTCAATCACCAAAGAGGGATGCAGATCAGTGAACAAAATATTTGCCTCACCCGGGGCAGTCAAATGGCCATGTACCTCACAGCTCAATGCCTGTTTACCGAAGGGGATTATGTGATGATAGAAAACCCCGGATATAAACCAGCCTGGAAAGCATTTGAACATGCAGGAGCGAGGCTCTTGCCGATAAATGTGGACAAAGATGGTTTGCTGATGGCCGATGTGACGAATTATCTAAAATCCGGTAAAAAGATAAAGGCTATTTACGTTACGCCACACCGCCAATACCCGACTACGGTAACATTGAGCCTAAAAAGAAGACTGGAACTGATACGGCTTTCCAACGAATATGGTTTCACGGTCATAGAAGATGATTATGATAATGAATTTCATTTTGGGTATCGCCCCATATTACCTTTATCAAGTTTCCCGGAGCTAAAAAATTATGTTTACATCGGAACAATGAGTAAAGTTGTCGCACCTGCCCTGCGTATCGGTTATTTAGCCAGCAACAATAGCGATTTGATTGAACAAGTAGGCGATCTGCGTAAAATTATTGATGTGCAGGGTGACAACATTATGGAACAGGCTGTCTTGCAGCTCATCAAAGACGGTACATTAAAACGACATATCAGAAAGGCAACAAATCACTATAAAGCCAAAAAAGATTTCGCAACCAGCCTCCTGGCAAAACACCTCAAAGACAAAGCCAGATTTACCATTCCCGAAGGTGGTCTGGCATTTTGGGTCGTACCCGAAAAACCAGTGAACTGGCAGCAGATTGATACGAAACTAAAAAATAAAGGAATAAAAATTATCACACCAGATGCCTATAGTTTTGGTGAAACTATACACGGTATCCGGCTAGGCTATGGTTCTCTTTCTGAAAAAGATCTGGAAGAAGGGATTATCGCATTGGCTGAATTGTTATAA
- a CDS encoding cupin domain-containing protein translates to MAKLEAATAVKKSIHEEQKQFSSKDFHQTFARPTYVKPSHVIHKNVENAGVHNQFSAERKHPVFFVDLPSKNVSMTIGGLLPEQKTHLHRHTYETVLYVLEGKGWTKVEDEIVEWEAGDAVYIPSWAWHQHQNLSDSEPAKYIACENAPQLQNLGVALREEEGRDF, encoded by the coding sequence ATGGCAAAATTAGAAGCAGCTACAGCAGTAAAGAAATCAATTCATGAGGAACAAAAGCAATTCAGCTCTAAAGACTTTCATCAGACCTTTGCTAGACCAACCTATGTAAAGCCCTCACACGTCATTCACAAGAATGTTGAAAACGCTGGTGTGCACAACCAGTTTTCGGCAGAAAGAAAACACCCTGTATTCTTCGTTGACCTGCCGAGTAAAAATGTAAGTATGACCATCGGTGGTTTATTGCCGGAACAGAAAACACATCTGCATCGCCACACGTATGAAACTGTATTGTATGTGCTCGAAGGCAAGGGCTGGACAAAAGTTGAAGATGAAATTGTCGAATGGGAAGCAGGTGATGCTGTTTACATTCCGTCCTGGGCATGGCATCAGCACCAGAATTTGAGTGACAGCGAACCGGCCAAATATATCGCCTGCGAAAATGCTCCTCAACTCCAGAACCTTGGTGTAGCATTGCGTGAGGAAGAGGGCAGAGATTTTTAA
- a CDS encoding thioredoxin family protein, whose translation MKKAIFYHAGCPVCVSAEQDILSFIPENQVEVIHLGEDKAKVNDAEKAGVRSVPALVLANGNVLHINFGASIEDLK comes from the coding sequence ATGAAAAAGGCTATTTTTTATCATGCAGGTTGTCCCGTCTGTGTAAGTGCAGAACAGGATATTTTAAGTTTCATTCCCGAAAATCAGGTTGAAGTAATCCATTTGGGAGAAGATAAAGCCAAAGTAAACGATGCTGAAAAGGCTGGTGTGCGATCTGTTCCGGCATTGGTATTGGCGAATGGAAATGTATTACACATCAACTTCGGCGCTTCAATTGAAGATTTGAAGTAG
- a CDS encoding FecR family protein, with protein MNQIEQYSQLIRKYLADQASKEERAQLQELMDDPVFLQVWEKVWRENSYPVQPAAYPDPHRMLENILADPRIATSASTPQRTTDGHFNFRRNWWQVAAVFLALCGAVLWGYYNFYTEETQPKEQLSKVSIVPGSDKAMIILEDGKQIDLSLLRADTVLDQGEYLITKDNKGQISYRLKDSRSQASSVVYNTIITPRGGEYTLRMADGSLVQLNAGSKIKYPVKFDAKLRSVQLEGEAYFEVAKMDVKGKRVPFIVQSGGQTLEVLGTHFNIKSFGDHIVTTLVEGKVKLSFADAALKEQVLAPNDQVVFDKSRRNVKKEQVDPFYSLAWKNGNFAFDNASIQTVMDEVARWYDVEISYGDKLQGQHFSGTISRYENIDKLLKTIAFAGGVHFERKGRRIYVLN; from the coding sequence ATGAACCAAATTGAACAATACAGCCAATTAATACGCAAATATCTTGCTGATCAAGCCAGTAAAGAAGAACGGGCACAGCTTCAGGAATTAATGGATGATCCCGTATTTCTTCAGGTTTGGGAGAAAGTCTGGCGGGAGAACTCGTACCCGGTACAGCCCGCAGCATACCCTGATCCGCACCGGATGCTGGAAAATATATTGGCCGATCCCCGAATTGCAACATCGGCATCTACTCCCCAAAGGACCACAGATGGACATTTTAATTTCAGGAGAAATTGGTGGCAGGTTGCGGCAGTCTTTCTTGCGTTATGCGGTGCAGTGCTATGGGGCTACTACAACTTTTATACCGAGGAAACACAACCGAAAGAGCAGCTGTCTAAGGTGTCGATCGTACCGGGCTCAGATAAAGCCATGATCATACTTGAAGATGGAAAACAGATCGATCTCAGTTTGCTCCGTGCGGATACGGTACTTGACCAAGGGGAATATTTGATTACCAAAGATAATAAAGGTCAAATCAGCTATCGGCTCAAGGACAGCAGGTCACAGGCAAGTAGCGTCGTCTACAACACCATCATTACGCCCCGGGGCGGGGAATATACGCTCAGGATGGCTGACGGAAGTCTTGTGCAGCTCAATGCAGGCAGTAAGATCAAATATCCCGTAAAATTTGATGCGAAGCTGCGGTCGGTGCAGCTCGAAGGGGAAGCTTATTTTGAAGTGGCTAAAATGGATGTTAAAGGCAAAAGGGTACCTTTTATTGTGCAAAGTGGAGGACAGACACTCGAGGTCCTGGGAACACACTTTAACATCAAGAGTTTTGGTGATCACATCGTTACCACGTTGGTAGAAGGGAAAGTCAAGCTCTCTTTTGCCGATGCTGCCCTAAAAGAACAAGTCCTTGCGCCCAATGATCAGGTCGTTTTCGATAAAAGTCGCAGGAATGTGAAAAAGGAGCAAGTGGATCCGTTCTATAGCCTTGCCTGGAAAAATGGAAATTTCGCCTTTGATAATGCATCCATTCAAACGGTCATGGACGAGGTAGCTCGCTGGTATGATGTCGAGATCAGTTACGGAGACAAGCTGCAGGGACAGCACTTCTCGGGGACTATCTCCCGCTATGAAAATATCGATAAACTATTGAAAACAATTGCTTTCGCCGGTGGCGTACATTTCGAACGTAAAGGAAGGAGGATATATGTGCTAAACTAA
- a CDS encoding dihydrodipicolinate synthase family protein: protein MNNVPLKGVIAYPITPFDNNEQINIPLFKKQVERLVTAGVHGIAPLGSTGVMPYLNDSEKEAITEATMQQVAGRIPTLVGVSNLTTERTVYHAKFAEKAGASAIMIIPMSYWKLTDDEIVKHYDEVASKISIPIMAYNNPATGGVDMSPALLKRLLEIPNVTMIKESTGDIQRMYYLRKELGEDVAFFNGSNPLALAALSAGARGWCTAAPNLIPELNLALYDAIQQNDLDKARTIFYKQVDLLKFMVAKGLPRSIKAGLDLLEIGGGGLKSPIKPLSEREIAELDGILSAIENEVYQS from the coding sequence ATGAATAATGTACCATTAAAAGGGGTAATAGCCTATCCAATTACACCGTTCGACAACAACGAGCAAATCAATATTCCTTTATTCAAAAAACAGGTAGAGCGCTTGGTGACAGCGGGTGTCCATGGTATCGCCCCTCTTGGAAGCACAGGCGTAATGCCTTACTTGAATGATTCCGAAAAAGAAGCTATAACCGAAGCAACAATGCAACAGGTAGCAGGTAGAATACCTACATTGGTGGGTGTTTCGAACCTTACGACGGAACGAACAGTCTACCACGCAAAATTCGCCGAAAAAGCAGGTGCATCCGCCATCATGATAATCCCGATGAGTTATTGGAAATTAACTGATGACGAAATTGTGAAACACTATGACGAAGTAGCGTCCAAAATTTCTATTCCTATTATGGCGTACAACAATCCGGCTACGGGCGGTGTGGATATGTCGCCTGCATTGTTGAAGCGTTTACTGGAAATTCCGAACGTAACGATGATAAAGGAGAGCACCGGTGATATCCAGCGGATGTATTACCTAAGAAAGGAATTAGGTGAAGACGTTGCTTTCTTTAACGGTTCCAACCCGCTGGCATTAGCCGCACTGTCCGCTGGTGCACGGGGCTGGTGCACAGCGGCGCCCAACCTGATACCTGAACTGAATTTAGCCCTCTACGATGCCATACAGCAAAACGATCTGGATAAAGCGAGAACTATATTCTACAAACAGGTTGATCTGTTGAAATTCATGGTGGCCAAGGGCTTGCCACGTTCCATTAAAGCGGGTCTTGATTTGCTGGAAATAGGAGGCGGAGGCCTTAAAAGCCCTATCAAACCACTTAGTGAACGTGAAATAGCGGAATTGGATGGCATACTTTCGGCCATAGAAAACGAAGTTTATCAAAGTTAA